A genomic window from Nitrospirota bacterium includes:
- a CDS encoding ATP-binding cassette domain-containing protein, whose translation MPLIRLDNVSLAYGPRPLLERASLEVRRGERVCLVGRNGEGKSSLLRILGGEVAPESGTVWVRPSTRIAHLARDVAQDSHESVFDVVAGGLAEVGRLLSDYHHVAAELAHSQSDAAVRRLSGLQHQLEALNGWELEQRVQDVLVRMDLDGEAAMHTLSGGRRRRAMLARALVCEPDVLLLDEPTNHPDIESITWLEDFLAGYAGAVLFVSHDRAFLKRLATRIVELDRGQLSSWPGNYDDYLTRKAEAIEVEEHHNALFDKKLAQEEAWIRQGVKARRTRNQGRVRALEALREQRRQRRDRVGTAKVKLEDAERSGQLVFEAEDVTFSYSDTVVIRDLTTRIMRGDRIGLIGPNGAGKSTLIKLLVGELEPTSGRLYRGTNLEVAYFDQQRAQLDPTALVMDSVGAENQMVTVNGRLRHVTGYLQDFLFPQDRLRSPVSTLSGGERNRLLLAKLFTQPANLLVMDEPTNDLDVETLELLEEVLLECQGTLLLVSHDRAFLDHIVTSTLVFQGGGTIGEYVGGYSDWVRSRQARLTPLSVSQPKVVSRAQGMPRSPEKRDGKLNRLSFKEQRELTGLPAKIESLESEQATLYAAISEAAFYQQPAETISTTLARLDTVAQELEACYARWEALETQATAADCT comes from the coding sequence ATGCCGTTGATCCGCCTCGATAACGTCTCGCTCGCCTACGGCCCTCGTCCGCTCTTGGAGCGGGCTTCGCTGGAGGTTCGCCGTGGGGAGCGGGTGTGTTTGGTGGGGCGCAATGGCGAGGGGAAGTCATCGCTGCTGCGTATTTTGGGCGGGGAGGTGGCGCCGGAGTCGGGCACGGTGTGGGTGAGGCCCAGCACGCGCATCGCGCACCTGGCGCGGGATGTGGCGCAAGACAGCCATGAGAGTGTGTTCGACGTGGTGGCGGGCGGTTTGGCGGAGGTGGGGCGGTTGCTTTCGGACTACCACCACGTAGCCGCGGAGCTCGCGCACTCGCAGAGCGACGCTGCGGTGCGACGCCTGTCCGGGCTGCAACACCAATTGGAAGCGCTCAATGGGTGGGAGTTGGAGCAGCGCGTGCAGGACGTGCTCGTCCGCATGGACCTGGACGGGGAGGCTGCGATGCACACCTTGTCGGGCGGTCGTCGCCGACGCGCCATGCTGGCGCGGGCGCTGGTGTGTGAACCGGACGTGCTCTTGCTGGACGAGCCCACCAATCACCCCGACATCGAGTCCATCACCTGGCTGGAAGACTTCCTTGCGGGCTACGCGGGTGCGGTGCTGTTCGTGAGCCACGACCGGGCGTTTCTCAAGCGCCTGGCCACGCGCATCGTGGAGTTGGATCGCGGGCAACTGAGTTCGTGGCCGGGAAACTACGACGACTATCTGACGCGCAAGGCCGAAGCCATCGAAGTCGAGGAGCACCACAACGCGCTCTTCGACAAGAAGCTGGCGCAGGAGGAAGCGTGGATCCGCCAAGGCGTGAAGGCGCGCCGCACACGCAACCAAGGCCGGGTGCGCGCGCTCGAAGCCCTGCGGGAACAACGACGACAACGCCGCGATCGCGTGGGCACGGCCAAGGTGAAGTTGGAGGACGCGGAGCGATCCGGGCAATTGGTGTTCGAGGCCGAAGATGTGACCTTCAGCTACAGCGACACCGTGGTGATCCGGGATCTGACCACGCGCATCATGCGCGGGGACCGGATCGGGCTCATTGGGCCCAATGGCGCCGGCAAGTCCACACTCATCAAGCTCCTGGTGGGCGAACTGGAACCCACGAGCGGCCGTTTGTATCGCGGCACCAATCTGGAGGTGGCCTACTTCGATCAGCAGCGCGCCCAGCTCGATCCCACGGCCCTGGTCATGGATAGCGTGGGCGCGGAGAACCAGATGGTCACGGTCAACGGCCGGCTGCGCCACGTCACCGGTTATTTGCAGGACTTCCTGTTTCCCCAGGACCGTCTGCGCTCGCCGGTGAGTACGCTCTCGGGGGGCGAGCGCAACCGCCTGCTTCTCGCAAAGCTCTTTACCCAGCCCGCGAACCTTCTGGTTATGGACGAACCGACCAATGATCTCGACGTGGAGACGTTGGAGCTGCTGGAGGAAGTGTTGCTCGAGTGCCAGGGTACCCTGTTGCTGGTCAGCCATGACCGCGCGTTCCTGGATCACATAGTCACGAGCACATTGGTCTTTCAAGGCGGGGGCACGATCGGGGAGTACGTGGGCGGGTACTCCGACTGGGTGCGCTCGCGGCAGGCCAGGCTCACGCCATTGTCGGTGTCTCAACCGAAAGTCGTCAGCCGGGCCCAGGGCATGCCGCGATCCCCTGAAAAACGCGACGGCAAATTGAATAGGCTTTCGTTCAAAGAACAGCGCGAACTGACTGGTTTACCGGCGAAGATCGAATCGCTTGAATCCGAGCAAGCCACGCTCTACGCCGCGATCAG
- a CDS encoding multicopper oxidase domain-containing protein yields the protein MTRDLKRGSSGSFLIFWLVLAGFFVTQSPSRAETGAADGNGQHRSNQSWEQRLADQVSDEYAAEGRAGHREQVEAAMQRLMEEIAQGGGGHGHHAPQGAFSRTGAMQQMDRSFFLGPSSKGETVTAGGHCPKSAPKKEFDISAINVENPLNRWMDFHPGYMYVLTENVDKVRREERLNRSARAKGGRFDPGSATTGLQTDMIQPLAIRANQGDCVEILLRNALDDEDVGLHIHGTSLIVKVTGQPATAVNPDSTVKPGRSQTFEWFVRPAEQEGSHMFHSHVGVDQTLLGMFGALIVEPTGSTYLDPLTGLETTSGWQAMIANPQTPDFREFVIFYHEIGDKSFRVLNRHGETIPGRDPNTDAYNPSGRALNYRSEPFGVNNLALQEEYFHFEDESLSYSAYTFGDTPAPIPRSYVGDPAKFRVIHGGGQVFHSHHPHGGAIRWLRQPKADTKAAEIMTAAQDGPVKYPVIRTTSDRVDAQVIGPSEALDLETECGSGLCQGLAGDFLFHCHVAHHYVAGMWSYWRVYNTLQTGNYPFASTDTMPPLQELPDRKSRMKPAVTSDKLIGQTMDWYDKKWSIRDTGSDWSKPIPDVSLRDWVAMMLPPAGQPGHTADEEGQVRAHDATVWDWTWDGAKALGEPEVTGRFPWPKYRSPMPGRRPPILFDQETGKLAWPHFKPHFGKRPPFARHHGPAPWLEPIHMDKDNGSLPTEPGSKGGPGQETNQPAKPGEHGRWSLCPENAGRKQYTVHFLETPIQLSQALGAAKPVVDPTGLLYVLKEDEAEVRANPASDKTIPLVYRANVYDCVDVILKSEWEDNDTTNFQMSKVNIHPHFIQFDNQGSDGVITGFSYEQSVRPFIQMNKTKQKGLPTPMNAVLVDDVKAGANTIRVKMADGANPFHVGTDLMIGMDEVETSEVLWIKDIQGDAITFAEPLRFDHKKGQIASVEFVRYRYWVDADVGTVFWHDHAMGMTTWPHGAVGAMIVEPVGATYHDPKSGAPIRSGPVADIHSTEPIGFGVNGSFRELVVMLQDTVPTTAQIVTDGNPPGQTLQVAIDAGQSLSFQMPYDLDRVAVRHLNGGTHTSGSGLNMRAESVARRLKINSEPSLVFSSVVHRDPSTPILRAYLGDTIVFRLLHSMMNESHTWHVAGHGFRPERYAEKSAPRNAQHVGIAERYDLVTTAGGPQQMAGDYLHYNGRSSHLSEGSWGIVRVLDRVAQDLKPLPGLEEVAPSATSVCPVDAPVKTFNVLAVDRELNYNSKAPRFIDGEFDRQLQIANPAGKLYMLEGEASRASTGIQPMPLTLHVNVGDCVNVTLKNNMKSSRASFSADMLAFDPKDSQGVNVGMNPGDQTIGPGQRRTYTFYAHPSYGETAALIRDWGSFLNNVRDGLFGAIIVGPRGSTYRDPTTGSDVTLKNAWQVDVIVDRSIPENRERSNYRDASLFFQDEDNLRTSFMPYVSQVAGLTGVNYRVEPWAWREENGCLAANMFSACVVGQRELATPTIVAHAGDPVRIHVFGAFNEQNHVFSLDGHEWPLEPKMPGADMMSSLQFGGNETLDVYLMDGAGGPFHLPGTYLWQNHVPPYTMAGQWGWLRVLPVGSREILPLALGQ from the coding sequence ATGACGCGTGACCTCAAACGTGGCAGCAGCGGTAGCTTCCTGATCTTCTGGCTAGTGCTGGCAGGATTCTTTGTTACTCAATCGCCGTCACGGGCCGAAACCGGGGCTGCCGACGGCAACGGGCAGCACCGCTCTAACCAATCGTGGGAACAGCGACTCGCGGACCAGGTCTCAGACGAATACGCGGCGGAGGGCCGCGCAGGGCATCGTGAGCAAGTCGAGGCCGCGATGCAGCGGTTGATGGAAGAGATTGCTCAAGGAGGCGGAGGTCATGGACATCACGCACCCCAAGGCGCGTTCAGTCGGACCGGTGCGATGCAGCAGATGGACCGGAGCTTCTTTCTTGGCCCGTCCAGCAAGGGGGAAACCGTCACGGCAGGCGGGCATTGCCCCAAATCAGCGCCGAAGAAAGAGTTCGATATCTCGGCGATCAATGTGGAGAATCCGCTTAATCGGTGGATGGACTTCCACCCAGGCTACATGTACGTCCTGACTGAGAATGTCGACAAGGTCCGCCGGGAAGAGAGACTCAATCGGAGCGCACGCGCAAAGGGCGGACGGTTTGATCCGGGATCAGCCACCACAGGCCTGCAGACCGATATGATCCAGCCATTGGCGATCCGGGCCAACCAAGGTGACTGCGTTGAGATCCTGCTTCGAAACGCCCTCGATGATGAGGACGTCGGTCTCCACATTCACGGCACGAGCCTGATCGTCAAGGTGACGGGCCAGCCGGCGACCGCGGTCAATCCTGATTCCACGGTGAAGCCTGGGAGGAGTCAGACTTTCGAGTGGTTTGTCCGTCCCGCAGAGCAAGAGGGAAGTCACATGTTTCATAGCCATGTGGGAGTCGATCAGACCCTACTTGGGATGTTTGGGGCACTCATCGTGGAGCCGACCGGTTCCACATATCTCGATCCGCTTACCGGACTCGAGACGACGAGCGGGTGGCAGGCCATGATTGCAAATCCGCAGACCCCAGATTTCAGAGAGTTCGTCATCTTCTACCACGAAATCGGAGATAAGAGCTTTCGGGTGCTCAATAGGCACGGGGAGACAATTCCGGGGCGTGACCCCAACACAGACGCATACAATCCATCGGGCAGGGCGCTGAACTATCGGAGCGAACCGTTCGGTGTCAATAATCTTGCGCTGCAGGAAGAGTATTTTCACTTTGAGGACGAATCGCTTTCGTACAGCGCCTACACGTTTGGGGACACTCCGGCGCCCATACCTCGTTCCTATGTTGGCGACCCAGCGAAATTCCGTGTGATCCATGGCGGAGGACAGGTCTTTCACTCACACCACCCGCACGGCGGGGCGATCCGTTGGCTACGCCAGCCCAAAGCCGATACCAAGGCGGCTGAGATCATGACCGCGGCCCAAGACGGCCCCGTGAAATATCCGGTCATTCGGACCACGTCCGACCGAGTGGACGCGCAGGTCATTGGGCCGTCCGAAGCGTTAGACCTGGAAACCGAGTGCGGATCGGGACTATGCCAGGGATTGGCGGGCGATTTTCTCTTTCATTGCCATGTGGCGCACCACTATGTGGCGGGCATGTGGTCCTACTGGCGCGTGTACAACACACTTCAGACGGGAAACTACCCCTTCGCGAGCACCGATACCATGCCGCCGCTGCAGGAGCTTCCGGATCGCAAGAGCCGAATGAAGCCTGCAGTCACTTCGGACAAACTGATCGGCCAGACCATGGACTGGTACGACAAGAAGTGGAGCATCAGGGACACAGGGTCCGATTGGTCGAAACCCATCCCAGACGTGTCGCTGCGCGATTGGGTCGCGATGATGCTCCCGCCTGCGGGACAGCCGGGACATACGGCCGATGAGGAAGGCCAGGTCCGTGCCCATGACGCCACAGTGTGGGACTGGACCTGGGACGGCGCCAAAGCGCTGGGAGAACCCGAAGTGACCGGCCGGTTCCCGTGGCCGAAGTACAGATCCCCGATGCCGGGAAGACGTCCGCCGATCTTGTTCGATCAGGAGACCGGAAAGCTCGCGTGGCCGCACTTCAAACCGCATTTCGGAAAACGCCCGCCGTTTGCGCGTCATCACGGCCCTGCGCCGTGGTTGGAACCGATTCACATGGACAAGGACAATGGCTCATTGCCGACCGAGCCCGGGAGCAAAGGCGGACCAGGGCAAGAGACCAACCAACCGGCGAAACCAGGGGAGCACGGGCGGTGGAGCCTGTGTCCGGAAAACGCCGGCCGTAAACAGTACACGGTTCACTTTCTTGAGACTCCAATCCAGTTGTCCCAGGCTCTTGGCGCCGCGAAGCCGGTGGTTGATCCCACAGGTCTTTTGTATGTCTTGAAGGAGGACGAGGCCGAGGTTCGGGCGAATCCAGCGAGTGACAAGACGATTCCCCTGGTGTACCGGGCCAATGTGTACGACTGTGTGGACGTGATCCTCAAGAGCGAGTGGGAGGACAACGACACCACCAATTTTCAGATGTCCAAGGTCAATATTCACCCCCATTTTATTCAGTTCGATAATCAGGGATCAGACGGGGTGATCACCGGTTTTTCGTACGAACAGTCGGTTCGTCCGTTTATCCAGATGAACAAAACGAAGCAGAAGGGCTTGCCGACGCCGATGAACGCGGTCTTGGTCGACGATGTGAAGGCAGGCGCGAACACCATCAGAGTCAAAATGGCCGACGGCGCCAACCCCTTTCATGTTGGGACAGACTTGATGATCGGCATGGACGAGGTCGAGACGTCCGAGGTGTTGTGGATAAAGGACATTCAAGGCGATGCGATCACGTTTGCGGAGCCGCTTCGGTTTGATCATAAAAAGGGCCAGATCGCGTCCGTAGAGTTCGTCCGGTACCGCTACTGGGTCGATGCGGATGTCGGGACCGTGTTTTGGCACGACCACGCCATGGGTATGACGACGTGGCCGCATGGTGCTGTCGGCGCCATGATTGTCGAGCCGGTGGGCGCCACGTATCACGATCCGAAAAGCGGGGCTCCGATTCGAAGTGGCCCTGTTGCCGACATCCATTCGACCGAGCCCATCGGTTTCGGTGTGAACGGGAGCTTCCGCGAGTTGGTAGTGATGCTGCAGGACACAGTGCCGACCACGGCTCAGATCGTCACCGATGGGAACCCACCTGGACAAACGCTCCAGGTCGCGATTGACGCCGGACAATCTCTGTCATTCCAAATGCCCTATGATTTGGATCGGGTCGCGGTCAGGCATCTCAACGGTGGGACGCACACGAGCGGCAGCGGTCTGAACATGCGCGCCGAGTCCGTGGCCCGACGACTCAAAATCAATTCCGAACCTTCATTGGTGTTTTCAAGTGTTGTTCATCGGGATCCGAGTACGCCGATCCTTCGGGCATACCTTGGAGACACCATCGTGTTCCGCCTGCTGCATTCAATGATGAATGAATCGCACACGTGGCATGTGGCTGGCCACGGATTTCGGCCTGAACGTTATGCCGAAAAATCGGCTCCCCGCAACGCCCAGCACGTGGGGATTGCGGAACGGTACGATCTTGTGACCACTGCCGGAGGGCCACAGCAGATGGCTGGCGACTACCTTCACTACAACGGTCGCTCGTCGCATCTATCGGAGGGCAGTTGGGGTATCGTTCGCGTGCTCGACAGAGTGGCGCAGGATCTCAAACCGCTTCCCGGGCTGGAGGAGGTTGCGCCTTCAGCGACCTCTGTGTGTCCTGTCGATGCGCCAGTGAAGACCTTTAACGTTCTCGCAGTAGATCGGGAACTCAACTACAATTCCAAGGCTCCAAGGTTCATCGACGGCGAGTTTGACCGCCAGCTTCAAATCGCCAATCCGGCGGGGAAGCTGTACATGCTCGAGGGTGAGGCGAGCAGGGCGTCGACCGGTATTCAACCGATGCCCCTGACCTTGCACGTAAATGTCGGCGACTGCGTCAACGTGACCCTCAAGAACAACATGAAGTCGAGCAGGGCCTCCTTCAGCGCTGATATGTTGGCGTTTGATCCCAAAGACTCTCAGGGCGTCAATGTGGGGATGAACCCGGGCGATCAGACCATTGGTCCGGGCCAACGCAGGACCTACACCTTCTACGCTCACCCCAGCTACGGCGAGACTGCGGCATTGATTCGGGACTGGGGAAGTTTTCTCAACAACGTGCGGGATGGTTTGTTCGGCGCGATTATCGTTGGTCCGCGTGGATCCACTTACCGGGATCCGACGACCGGATCGGATGTCACGCTCAAGAACGCCTGGCAAGTGGACGTCATCGTTGACCGCTCAATACCCGAGAATCGCGAACGGTCCAACTATCGCGATGCGTCGCTCTTTTTCCAAGACGAGGACAACTTGCGCACGTCGTTCATGCCCTATGTTTCTCAAGTAGCCGGCCTCACCGGTGTCAACTACCGCGTCGAGCCATGGGCATGGCGTGAAGAGAACGGATGTCTGGCTGCCAATATGTTTTCTGCGTGCGTTGTGGGTCAGCGTGAGCTTGCGACACCGACAATCGTGGCGCACGCCGGCGACCCGGTCCGAATTCATGTTTTCGGCGCGTTCAACGAGCAAAATCATGTTTTTAGTCTGGATGGGCATGAGTGGCCATTGGAGCCCAAGATGCCGGGAGCCGACATGATGAGTAGTCTGCAGTTCGGGGGAAATGAGACGCTAGATGTGTACTTGATGGACGGCGCCGGCGGGCCATTCCATCTCCCTGGGACATATCTCTGGCAGAACCATGTCCCGCCCTACACGATGGCCGGCCAGTGGGGATGGTTGCGGGTGCTGCCGGTTGGCTCGCGCGAAATCTTGCCGCTGGCTTTGGGGCAATGA